In Phyllopteryx taeniolatus isolate TA_2022b chromosome 8, UOR_Ptae_1.2, whole genome shotgun sequence, one genomic interval encodes:
- the p2ry1 gene encoding P2Y purinoceptor 1: MTSDLNLSSLLNVSELHNHSRGCSLTKTGFQFYYLPIVYIMVFITGLVGNSLAIWMFVCHMRPWSSISVYMFNLALADFCYVFSLPFLIFYYFNKTDWIFGDVLCRLQRFIFHVNLYGSILFLTCISVHRYTGVVHPLKSLGRLKKKNAVITSALVWAVVVLAISPILYYSRTGSKRNTTTCYDTTTEDELPGYFIYSMTLTVFGFCIPFIIIFCCYGMIVKALICNDMNNAPLRQKSIHLVIIVLAVFAVSYLPFHVMKNLNMRARLYFQSPAMCDFNNRVYATYQVTRGLASLNSCVDPILYFLAGDTFRRKLSRATKKPSRKDNALQSKSEETALNSLAEYVENGEGRM, from the coding sequence ATGACCTCTGACCTCAATCTGAGTTCCCTGCTGAACGTGAGCGAGCTGCACAACCACTCACGAGGATGCTCACTCACCAAGACGGGCTTCCAGTTCTACTACCTGCCCATCGTCTACATTATGGTGTTTATCACGGGCCTGGTGGGCAACAGCCTGGCCATCTGGATGTTCGTGTGCCACATGCGGCCGTGGAGCAGCATCTCCGTGTACATGTTCAACCTGGCGCTGGCCGACTTCTGCTACGTATTCTCGCTGCCCTTCCTCATCTTCTACTACTTCAACAAGACCGACTGGATCTTCGGCGACGTGCTGTGCCGGCTACAGCGCTTCATCTTCCATGTCAACCTGTACGGGAGCATCTTGTTCCTCACCTGCATCAGCGTGCACCGCTACACGGGCGTGGTGCACCCGCTCAAGTCCCTGGGCCGACTCAAAAAGAAGAACGCCGTCATCACGAGCGCGCTGGTGTGGGCCGTGGTGGTCCTCGCCATCTCTCCTATCCTCTACTACTCGCGGACGGGCTCCAAGCGCAACACCACCACCTGCTACGACACCACCACGGAGGATGAGCTGCCCGGTTACTTTATCTACAGCATGACTTTAACTGTCTTTGGCTTCTGCATCCCGTTCATCATTATCTTCTGTTGCTACGGCATGATCGTCAAAGCTTTAATCTGCAACGACATGAACAACGCGCCGCTGCGGCAGAAATCCATCCACCTGGTTATCATAGTACTGGCCGTCTTCGCTGTCTCCTACTTGCCTTTCCACGTCATGAAGAACCTGAACATGCGGGCCCGGCTGTACTTCCAGAGCCCCGCCATGTGCGACTTTAACAACCGCGTCTACGCCACCTACCAGGTGACCCGGGGTCTGGCCAGCCTCAACAGCTGCGTGGACCCCATCCTCTACTTCCTGGCCGGAGACACGTTCCGGAGGAAGCTGTCGCGGGCCACCAAGAAGCCGTCTAGGAAGGACAACGCGCTGCAGTCTAAGAGTGAGGAGACGGCGCTCAACAGCCTGGCGGAGTACGTGGAGAACGGGGAGGGGCGGATGTGA